The Pyrenophora tritici-repentis strain M4 chromosome 2, whole genome shotgun sequence genome window below encodes:
- a CDS encoding membrane protein, hemolysin III protein, whose protein sequence is MPRSKSSVAVSTAVMASQEEPIQPTYRGYGTFASQHPAQRQRRHSWHTRPCMQEAENFQVLLRNFLAELNCRLDLLEDYGHLKYDAGVEYAYNTLLAVRESCSKISDGAIEAGRRQASVFVETLEGRYTDAMEKKETLGEKVLEGIVLMDSYLTEFETRAFALRDGSIGSYAQEVYEGGLRKMDEGIEIAKGVVDGGLDKARRARETIEIRVEHAVQRALARAKAHGLIHYEDLPEPWRVNPHILKGYRFKEGKWACVRSIFGLHNELINIWTHLLGFIMVLAIAFYFYPSSTNFSMSTKADIFIAAVFFFAACKCLACSTIWHTMNSISHQTLLERFACVDYTGISLLVAASIMTTEYAAFYCEPVSRWSYMCITALLGIGGVILPWHPTFNRADMAWLRVVFYCSLALTGFLPFGQLAYTRGVEWAQYFYAPVTKSLLVYVTGACLYASKTPERFFPGFFDYIGCSHNIWHVAVLGGIIFHYMAMQTMFTQALARAQTSCSVY, encoded by the exons ATGCCGCGTTCCAAGTCGAGCGTTGCCGTCAGTACTGCAGTCATGGCTTCTCAGGAAGAACCCATTCAGCCCACGTACCGCGGCTACGGCACCTTCGCCTCGCAACATCCTGCACAACGTCAACGACGCCACTCATGGCACACACGCCCCTGCATGCAGGAGGCTGAAAACTTTCAAGTCTTG CTCCGGAACTTCTTGGCTGAACTCAATTGCCGACTTGATCTACTCGAAGACTACGGCCACCTCAAGTACGACGCAGGCGTCGAATACGCATACAACACGCTCCTTGCTGTCCGTGAATCATGCTCCAAGATATCTGATGGCGCAATCGAAGCCGGACGGCGGCAAGCATCTGTTTTCGTCGAGACATTGGAGGGACGGTACACAGACGCCATGGAGAAGAAAGAGACACTGGGAGAGAAGGTCCTTGAAGGAATAGTGCTTATGGACTCCTACCTGACCGAGTTTGAGACCCGCGCATTCGCTTTAAGAGACGGATCAATTGGGTCTTATGCGCAAGAAGTCTACGAAGGAGGGttgaggaagatggacgaGGGCATAGAGATTGCAAAGGGTGTAGTAGACGGCGGTCTAGACAAGGCACGACGCGCGCGAGAGACCATTGAGATTAGAGTCGAGCATGCTGTACAACGAGCACTGGCACGAGCCAAGGCGCATGGCTTGATTCACTACGAAGACCTACCGGAGCCATGGCGAGTCAACCCACACATCCTCAAAGGCTACCGTTTCAAAGAAGGAAAGTGGGCGTGTGTACGCTCCATCTTCGGCCTACACAACGAGCTCATCAACATCTGGACTCACCTTCTGGGTTTTATCATGGTCCTCGCTATCGCATTTTACTTCTACCCGTCCAGCACGAACTTTAGCATGTCAACAAAGGCCGATATATTTATAGCCgccgtcttcttcttcgccgcATGCAAGTGCCTGGCTTGCTCGACCATCTGGCACACGATGAACAGCATCTCGCACCAAACGCTTCTCGAACGCTTTGCTTGTGTGGACTACACTGGCATATCCCTTCTCGTCGCCGCCTCCATCATGACTACGGAATACGCTGCTTTCTACTGTGAACCCGTTTCCCGCTGGTCATACATGTGTATAACAGCACTCCTCGGCATCGGCGGCGTCATCCTTCCCTGGCACCCTACCTTCAACCGCGCCGACATGGCCTGGCTCCGCGTCGTCTTTTATTGCTCTCTCGCCCTAACAGGCTTCCTTCCCTTTGGCCAGCTCGCGTACACACGCGGTGTTGAGTGGGCTCAGTACTTTTACGCACCTGTTACCAAGAGCCTTCTCGTCTACGTCACAGGCGCGTGTCTATATGCAAGTAAGACGCCTGAGCGCTTCTTCCCGGGCTTCTTCGACTATATCGGCTGCTCCCACAACATTTGGCATGTGGCTGTGCTGGGGGGTATCATCTTCCATTACATGGCTATGCAGACCATGTTCACACAGGCGCTCGCCAGGGCCCAGACAAGCTGTTCGGTGTACTAG